A single window of Anomaloglossus baeobatrachus isolate aAnoBae1 chromosome 5, aAnoBae1.hap1, whole genome shotgun sequence DNA harbors:
- the LOC142311490 gene encoding uncharacterized protein LOC142311490 isoform X2 codes for MQAHTDVKFDFDKESMTCVISGPYAVIQTMAQEILSKLEIGYTNLKQISSDTRRKTKSDLKNYSDLQDNTQVLHQRSVPVYSSELEARYSDPTESLEQLQEPFVWDSDIFKYIQKFQTSEYQGILNKYHVHAVDESGDGITTIYLQSVKGGKNHLADLSSARFRLMGLYQGLELLLRKEQIDKRDVNRDQEFHKLLLRDLQRLYPMLLCHDDEQYLYLIGNGVDVAQGKQYISDVQLKFDRPSSYRDIQFKASGSATMSEVRSHSVSPTYKHESKVGESKVGNRIAASFNIPTTHSSYAPKSQIDEKYLVSSNSYSRQLLDREKVSTIDKTSIRSAITSDFNKTEDLSLLQPNDKSESKTMPMFKKLDVLPVLKTGREDIRQSRATSKHTGPLKPVRITKASSELPYSSLVDMNSPLVDFKIPEGKLRRSNSLSRVYSKENTSSEQQNDPLIFKDEVIVTHWLWHYINQNYGSDIKSWCSEVVLMEEEKQYGNVSLKLKATNKASLILTKERLQLLCWKEDVRITSSCLDYVTLGVQGPDDSALTQWCELFQKCSKKLSIKLQKDNLVLVYPKEVQASVLNVYSQHIEPKTKSPSDDTMTDDGQSPLPLKDKFEFSDINMAEEYIAEFKQNSKDDVFGKKHLGGKDNNCPTGGLTDQKYPQVSGTETFPEFTNENKTYFNSQVPSTLDEDFTYHKNFKTLFEERKSNLTSEKHQTEDFYTPRKQFENVTTEVKTFDHGSYTSEVVTEEIDFSPSNVQNQTDYGDQGISTDDYLSQNQSSTAQLRSPAVGQESEIMSSTICVQCKNSSAPIQTSGQNICIKCFTASIMSTLNDKAALGASMVYTTMSLRLPGYEQWTSFKIIYEVPDGIQRAGDPQPGCAYKGGKFEAYLPDNPEGKKLLVLLQKALDKGLIFQIKTFETEGKVMWHKIPHKTSPDGGKQKNGYPDLTYMKTTVAILKENGIE; via the exons ATGCAGGCTCATACAGATGTGAAATTTGATTTTGATAAAGAATCCATGACATGTGTCATCAGTGGACCATATGCAGTGATTCAGACCATGGCACAGGAAATATTAAGCAAATTAGAAATTGGATATACAAACTTAAAGCAGATTTCATCAGATACACGAAGGAAAACCAAGAGTGACCTTAAAAATTATTCTGACCTTCAAGATAACACACAAGTTTTGCACCAAAGATCTGTGCCTGTTTACAGCAGCGAACTTGAAGCAAGATACAGTGATCCGACCGAATCCCTGGAGCAATTGCAAGAACCTTTTGTCTGGGATTCTGATATCTTCAAATACATACAAAAGTTTCAAACGTCTGAATATCAAGGGATATTAAACAAATATCATGTTCATGCGGTGGATGAAAGTGGAGATGGAATTACCACAATTTATCTCCAGTCTGTAAAAGGAGGTAAAAACCACTTGGCAGACTTGAGTTCTGCACGATTCAGGCTCATGGGTCTTTATCAAGGTTTAGAACTGCTTCTACGGAAAGAACAGATAGACAAGAGAGATGTAAATAGAGATCAGGAATTTCATAAACTTCTTTTGAGAGACCTCCAAAGACTGTATCCTATGCTTCTTTGTCATGACGACGAACAATATCTGTACCTTATTGGAAATGGGGTTGACGTGGCTCAAGGGAAGCAATACATCAGTGATGTACAACTGAAGTTTGATAGGCCATCAAGTTATCGAGATATCCAATTTAAAGCAAGTGGGTCAGCTACCATGTCAGAAGTTAGGTCACATTCTGTGTCCCCTACCTACAAGCATGAAAGCAAAGTTGGAGAAAGCAAAGTTGGAAACAGAATAGCCGCCTCATTTAACATTCCTACAACACATAGCTCATATGCACCAAAGTCCCAAATAGATGAGAAATACCTGGTATCATCAAATAGTTATAGCAGGCAGCTGCTAGATCGTGAGAAAGTTTCCACTATTGACAAGACATCTATCAGATCTGCAATTACCAGTGATTTTAATAAGACTGAAGATTTGAGTCTCTTGCAACCAAATGACAAATCGGAAAGCAAAACCATGCCAATGTTCAAAAAACTAGATGTACTTCCAGTCCTGAAAACTGGGAGAGAGGATATAAGGCAGAGTAGAGCCACCTCCAAACATACAGGTCCACTCAAACCTGTCCGAATTACGAAAGCATCAAGTGAGCTTCCATACTCTAGCTTGGTAGACATGAACTCACCATTAGTCGACTTCAAAATACCAGAAGGTAAGCTTAGAAGATCTAATAGTCTATCCCGTGTATATTCTAAAGAGAATACCTCTTCTGAGCAACAGAACGATCCACTGATATTCAAAGATGAAGTCATTGTGACGCATTGGCTATGGCATTATATTAATCAAAACTATGGATCTGATATCAAGAGTTGGTGTTCTGAGGTTGTGTTGATGGAGGAGGAAAAGCAATATGGAAATGTTTCCTTAAAGCTGAAGGCAACCAACAAAGCTAGTTTAATTTTAACAAAGGAAAGGCTTCAGCTATTATGTTGGAAAGAGGATGTACGCATCACTAGCTCTTGCCTTGACTATGTTACACTTGGGGTTCAAGGGCCAGATGATAGTGCGTTAACTCAGTGGTGTGAACTATTCCAGAAATGCTCAAAAAAACTTTCTATTAAGCTGCAGAAAGATAATCTTGTCCTTGTATATCCCAAAGAGGTCCAGGCCAGTGTCCTAAACGTGTACAGTCAGCACATAGAACCTAAAACAAAGTCACCTAGTGATGATACAATGACAGATGACGGTCAGTCGCCTTTACCCCTAAAGGACAAATTTGAGTTCTCTGACATTAACATGGCTGAAGAATATATTGCTGAGTTTAAGCAAAACTCCAAAGACGATGTTTTTGGCAAAAAACACCTTGGTGGTAAAGATAACAACTGTCCAACTGGAGGTTTGACCGATCAGAAGTATCCCCAGGTTAGTGGAACAGAAACATTTCCAGAATTCACTAATGAAAACAAAACCTATTTTAATAGTCAAGTGCCATCAACCCTAGATGAAGACTTTACATATCACAAAAATTTTAAAACATTATTTGAGGAGCGAAAAAGTAACTTGACGTCAGAGAAGCATCAGACGGAGGATTTCTACACCCCAAGAAAACAATTTGAAAATGTAACAACAGAAGTGAAAACTTTTGATCATGGTTCCTATACAAGTGAGGTCGTAACAGAAGAGATTGATTTCTCTCCATCGAATGTCCAAAATCAGACTGATTATGGTGACCAGGGTATCTCCACAGATGATTATTTGTCACAGAATCAGAGCAGTACAGCTCAGCTGCGGAGTCCTGCAGTCGGCCAAGAGTCAGAGATTATGAGTTCCACCATTTGTGTCCAATGTAAGAACAGCAGCGCACCAATTCAGACATCTGGTCAAAATATCTGTATTAAATGTTTCACAGCATCTATTATGTCTACCCTAAACGACAAAGCTGCCTTGGGAGCCTCCATGGTTTACACAACCATGAGCCTTCGACTACCTGGGTATGAACAATGGACTTCCTTCAAGATAATATATGAAGTTCCAGATGGAATTCAAAGG gctGGAGATCCTCAACCAGGATGTGCGTACAAAGGTGGCAAGTTTGAAGCCTACCTGCCAGATAATCCGGAGGGAAAGAAGCTCCTTGTACTGCTGCAGAAAGCCCTGGATAAAGGCCTCATTTTTCAAATCAAGACATTTGAaacagaaggaaaagtcatgtggcACAAAATTCCTCATAAAACCTCCCCAGATGGTGGGAAGCAAAA GAACGGATACCCAGATTTGACATACATGAAGACCACTGTAGCTATCCTTAAGGAAAATGGCATTGAATAG
- the LOC142311490 gene encoding uncharacterized protein LOC142311490 isoform X1 translates to MERKRLRVDGIPTDIPAERAKDKLTIHFLRSRNGGGEVEKINIIQGNPAYAIVTFEDDEVVDRVLRIKDHFLQVKDKRYALVVNEFIRKVELEEVFQKLSLTVSYKKFPESCRNLLKNLMQAHTDVKFDFDKESMTCVISGPYAVIQTMAQEILSKLEIGYTNLKQISSDTRRKTKSDLKNYSDLQDNTQVLHQRSVPVYSSELEARYSDPTESLEQLQEPFVWDSDIFKYIQKFQTSEYQGILNKYHVHAVDESGDGITTIYLQSVKGGKNHLADLSSARFRLMGLYQGLELLLRKEQIDKRDVNRDQEFHKLLLRDLQRLYPMLLCHDDEQYLYLIGNGVDVAQGKQYISDVQLKFDRPSSYRDIQFKASGSATMSEVRSHSVSPTYKHESKVGESKVGNRIAASFNIPTTHSSYAPKSQIDEKYLVSSNSYSRQLLDREKVSTIDKTSIRSAITSDFNKTEDLSLLQPNDKSESKTMPMFKKLDVLPVLKTGREDIRQSRATSKHTGPLKPVRITKASSELPYSSLVDMNSPLVDFKIPEGKLRRSNSLSRVYSKENTSSEQQNDPLIFKDEVIVTHWLWHYINQNYGSDIKSWCSEVVLMEEEKQYGNVSLKLKATNKASLILTKERLQLLCWKEDVRITSSCLDYVTLGVQGPDDSALTQWCELFQKCSKKLSIKLQKDNLVLVYPKEVQASVLNVYSQHIEPKTKSPSDDTMTDDGQSPLPLKDKFEFSDINMAEEYIAEFKQNSKDDVFGKKHLGGKDNNCPTGGLTDQKYPQVSGTETFPEFTNENKTYFNSQVPSTLDEDFTYHKNFKTLFEERKSNLTSEKHQTEDFYTPRKQFENVTTEVKTFDHGSYTSEVVTEEIDFSPSNVQNQTDYGDQGISTDDYLSQNQSSTAQLRSPAVGQESEIMSSTICVQCKNSSAPIQTSGQNICIKCFTASIMSTLNDKAALGASMVYTTMSLRLPGYEQWTSFKIIYEVPDGIQRAGDPQPGCAYKGGKFEAYLPDNPEGKKLLVLLQKALDKGLIFQIKTFETEGKVMWHKIPHKTSPDGGKQKNGYPDLTYMKTTVAILKENGIE, encoded by the exons TGGTTGACAGGGTTCTGAGAATTAAAGACCACTTTTTGCAAGTCAAAGACAAGAGATATGCCCTTGTTGTCAATGAATTTATCAGGAAGGTTGAACTGGAAGAG GTATTTCAGAAGTTGTCATTGACTGTAAGCTACAAAAAGTTCCCAGAAAGCTGCAGAAATCTTCTAAAGAACTTAATGCAGGCTCATACAGATGTGAAATTTGATTTTGATAAAGAATCCATGACATGTGTCATCAGTGGACCATATGCAGTGATTCAGACCATGGCACAGGAAATATTAAGCAAATTAGAAATTGGATATACAAACTTAAAGCAGATTTCATCAGATACACGAAGGAAAACCAAGAGTGACCTTAAAAATTATTCTGACCTTCAAGATAACACACAAGTTTTGCACCAAAGATCTGTGCCTGTTTACAGCAGCGAACTTGAAGCAAGATACAGTGATCCGACCGAATCCCTGGAGCAATTGCAAGAACCTTTTGTCTGGGATTCTGATATCTTCAAATACATACAAAAGTTTCAAACGTCTGAATATCAAGGGATATTAAACAAATATCATGTTCATGCGGTGGATGAAAGTGGAGATGGAATTACCACAATTTATCTCCAGTCTGTAAAAGGAGGTAAAAACCACTTGGCAGACTTGAGTTCTGCACGATTCAGGCTCATGGGTCTTTATCAAGGTTTAGAACTGCTTCTACGGAAAGAACAGATAGACAAGAGAGATGTAAATAGAGATCAGGAATTTCATAAACTTCTTTTGAGAGACCTCCAAAGACTGTATCCTATGCTTCTTTGTCATGACGACGAACAATATCTGTACCTTATTGGAAATGGGGTTGACGTGGCTCAAGGGAAGCAATACATCAGTGATGTACAACTGAAGTTTGATAGGCCATCAAGTTATCGAGATATCCAATTTAAAGCAAGTGGGTCAGCTACCATGTCAGAAGTTAGGTCACATTCTGTGTCCCCTACCTACAAGCATGAAAGCAAAGTTGGAGAAAGCAAAGTTGGAAACAGAATAGCCGCCTCATTTAACATTCCTACAACACATAGCTCATATGCACCAAAGTCCCAAATAGATGAGAAATACCTGGTATCATCAAATAGTTATAGCAGGCAGCTGCTAGATCGTGAGAAAGTTTCCACTATTGACAAGACATCTATCAGATCTGCAATTACCAGTGATTTTAATAAGACTGAAGATTTGAGTCTCTTGCAACCAAATGACAAATCGGAAAGCAAAACCATGCCAATGTTCAAAAAACTAGATGTACTTCCAGTCCTGAAAACTGGGAGAGAGGATATAAGGCAGAGTAGAGCCACCTCCAAACATACAGGTCCACTCAAACCTGTCCGAATTACGAAAGCATCAAGTGAGCTTCCATACTCTAGCTTGGTAGACATGAACTCACCATTAGTCGACTTCAAAATACCAGAAGGTAAGCTTAGAAGATCTAATAGTCTATCCCGTGTATATTCTAAAGAGAATACCTCTTCTGAGCAACAGAACGATCCACTGATATTCAAAGATGAAGTCATTGTGACGCATTGGCTATGGCATTATATTAATCAAAACTATGGATCTGATATCAAGAGTTGGTGTTCTGAGGTTGTGTTGATGGAGGAGGAAAAGCAATATGGAAATGTTTCCTTAAAGCTGAAGGCAACCAACAAAGCTAGTTTAATTTTAACAAAGGAAAGGCTTCAGCTATTATGTTGGAAAGAGGATGTACGCATCACTAGCTCTTGCCTTGACTATGTTACACTTGGGGTTCAAGGGCCAGATGATAGTGCGTTAACTCAGTGGTGTGAACTATTCCAGAAATGCTCAAAAAAACTTTCTATTAAGCTGCAGAAAGATAATCTTGTCCTTGTATATCCCAAAGAGGTCCAGGCCAGTGTCCTAAACGTGTACAGTCAGCACATAGAACCTAAAACAAAGTCACCTAGTGATGATACAATGACAGATGACGGTCAGTCGCCTTTACCCCTAAAGGACAAATTTGAGTTCTCTGACATTAACATGGCTGAAGAATATATTGCTGAGTTTAAGCAAAACTCCAAAGACGATGTTTTTGGCAAAAAACACCTTGGTGGTAAAGATAACAACTGTCCAACTGGAGGTTTGACCGATCAGAAGTATCCCCAGGTTAGTGGAACAGAAACATTTCCAGAATTCACTAATGAAAACAAAACCTATTTTAATAGTCAAGTGCCATCAACCCTAGATGAAGACTTTACATATCACAAAAATTTTAAAACATTATTTGAGGAGCGAAAAAGTAACTTGACGTCAGAGAAGCATCAGACGGAGGATTTCTACACCCCAAGAAAACAATTTGAAAATGTAACAACAGAAGTGAAAACTTTTGATCATGGTTCCTATACAAGTGAGGTCGTAACAGAAGAGATTGATTTCTCTCCATCGAATGTCCAAAATCAGACTGATTATGGTGACCAGGGTATCTCCACAGATGATTATTTGTCACAGAATCAGAGCAGTACAGCTCAGCTGCGGAGTCCTGCAGTCGGCCAAGAGTCAGAGATTATGAGTTCCACCATTTGTGTCCAATGTAAGAACAGCAGCGCACCAATTCAGACATCTGGTCAAAATATCTGTATTAAATGTTTCACAGCATCTATTATGTCTACCCTAAACGACAAAGCTGCCTTGGGAGCCTCCATGGTTTACACAACCATGAGCCTTCGACTACCTGGGTATGAACAATGGACTTCCTTCAAGATAATATATGAAGTTCCAGATGGAATTCAAAGG gctGGAGATCCTCAACCAGGATGTGCGTACAAAGGTGGCAAGTTTGAAGCCTACCTGCCAGATAATCCGGAGGGAAAGAAGCTCCTTGTACTGCTGCAGAAAGCCCTGGATAAAGGCCTCATTTTTCAAATCAAGACATTTGAaacagaaggaaaagtcatgtggcACAAAATTCCTCATAAAACCTCCCCAGATGGTGGGAAGCAAAA GAACGGATACCCAGATTTGACATACATGAAGACCACTGTAGCTATCCTTAAGGAAAATGGCATTGAATAG